A genomic window from Leishmania major strain Friedlin complete genome, chromosome 18 includes:
- the ARPC1 gene encoding putative ARP2/3 complex subunit, whose protein sequence is MVSVCCVTCAASDSDSGAKAPQLVPASPPPPPLAALAFSHDGTRAAYAVRRGKALPRYGEREDSCSIFIAKTDTPAHCASSTSSGPGAAVAPFAQWTVLQVLTGSHDAPITALAWCQRTGALLSTSADRGACVWVPRAGAAAAAAAAASKEANSAADVGGGSANSPATVAADVPFRAVPQLVILSTEVRLCPTCVAWSAEGAKLYIGTSGGTVAVGRYDTRHKWWICRLLSDHRRTTLVDPSVETAAPSSTRACSVTALAAHPVDNTRLAVARLDGTVQVLSTHIKSVDGALGSAGRGTSDRNVGATAKPFHHVYLSHLLPCWVHGVAWSPSGQQLAVVGHDSGLHTWDWGPVRSPSLGGECSSNDDCSGAGSDKCEAVRTVTWLRQLPLLRCEFVSEDVLVAAGFEGRLYAFESTAASPKPGVQRQRTWKLVPEDAATQRVEGLAQLPRRETAHVAANDREKTAAACGRHTLPLQRATTAAMGVVTHEGQQPPARIVGESQAAVDGALVAKSVRQVALDFFERGRAAVAADAVVATSARGRSSVAGTHSSTENNAADHATGAARQHVTEHPPHTSPISLLVRIPSGKKSAAAESMDATFVSAGHDSRVHLWRVRHTTLTRSKDVPVSP, encoded by the coding sequence ATGGTGTCGGTGTGCTGTGTTACCTGCGCCGCTTCGGATAGTGACAGCGGGGCTAAGGCACCTCAACTGGTGCCCgcatcaccacctccgccgccgcttgcCGCGCTTGCCTTCAGCCATGACGGCACTCGGGCGGCCTACGCGGTGCGTCGCGGGAAGGCGCTCCCACGGTATGGCGAACGTGAGGATTCGTGCTCTATCTTCATCGCCAAGACGGACACTCCGGCGCATTGCGCGTCCAGCACTTCGAGCGGacccggcgctgctgtcgctccCTTCGCGCAGTGGAccgtgctgcaggtgcttACCGGCAGTCACGACGCGCCCATCACCGCGTTGGCATGGTGCCAACGCACAGGTGCCCTCCTCTCTACCAGTGCGGACCGCGGCGCATGTGTCTGGGTGCcgcgcgcgggcgctgccgctgccgctgccgctgctgcttcaaAGGAAGCGAACagtgctgctgatgtcgggGGCGGAAGCGCGAACTCTCCTGCGACTGTCGCAGCAGATGTGCCGTTTcgtgcggtgccgcagctggtCATACTGAGCACTGAGGTGCGCCTGTGTCCGACCTGTGTGGCATGGAGCGCGGAAGGGGCGAAGCTGTACATCGGCACCTctggcggcaccgtcgccgttgGCCGCTACGACACGCGGCATAAGTGGTGGatctgccgcctcctcagcgacCATCGCCGCACTACGCTTGTTGACCCATCAGTTGAGACcgcggcgccatcgtcgacgcgcgcgtgctcggtcacggcactggcggcgcaTCCTGTCGACAACACGAGACTTGCTGTAGCGCGCCTTGATGGCACGGTGCAAGTCCTCTCTACACACATCAAGAGTGTGGATGGAGCGCTTGGAAGCGCTGGACGAGGTACGAGTGACCGCAACGTGGGCGCAACTGCGAAGCCTTTCCATCATGTGTACCTATCGCACCTCCTACCTTGCTGGGTGCACGGAGTGGCCTGGAGCCCGTcggggcagcagctggcAGTGGTGGGTCATGACAGCGGTCTCCATACGTGGGACTGGGGTCCTGTGCGATCCCCGTCACTGGGAGGGGAGTGCAGCAGCAATGACGACTGCTCCGGTGCCGGCTCTGACAAGTGCGAAGCAGTGCGCACAGTAACGTGGCTTcgtcagctgccgctgctccgaTGCGAGTTCGTTTCGGAAGACGTACTCGTGGCAGCCGGGTTCGAGGGACGTCTGTACGCCTTCGAGTCGACTGCAGCGTCACCAAAGCCGGGCGTCCAGAGGCAGCGAACGTGGAAGCTGGTGCCGGAGGACGCGGCGACGCAACGGGTGGAGGGcttggcgcagctgccgcgccgtgaaACAGCGCATGTGGCTGCCAACGACAGAGAGAAGACGGCGGCCGCTTGCGGCCGGCACACTCTGCCTTTGCAGAGAGCTACTACTGCTGCCATGGGCGTCGTCACTCATGAGGGTCAGCAGCCGCCAGCACGAATTGTAGGCGAGTCACAGGCCGCCGTCGATGGGGCGCTAGTGGCCAAGTCGGTGCGTCAAGTGGCATTGGACTTCTTCGAGCGCGGCCGTGCGGCGGTAGCTGCCGATGCTGTTGTGGCGACATCCGCCCGCGGGCGATCATCGGTGGCAGGCACACATAGCTCGACAGAGAACAACGCGGCGGATCACGCAACGGGTGCGGCACGGCAACACGTCACCGAGCATCCTCCACACACATCGCCCATTAGCCTGCTGGTGCGCATTCCGTCGGGCAAGAaatccgccgccgctgagtCGATGGACGCCACCTTCGTGTCGGCAGGGCACGACAGCCGCGTGCACCTCTGGCGAGTGCGCCACACGACCCTAACGCGCAGTAAGGACGTACCCGTGTCCCCCTGA